The following is a genomic window from Triplophysa rosa linkage group LG11, Trosa_1v2, whole genome shotgun sequence.
GGGGATTTCTGCACAAACGGGAACCTTTCCGAGAGAATTGGCATCAGGAATCGGCTGGTTCTGAAAGAACAAGAGATGAGAGTGATAGAGCAGCTTTAAAACATAAAGGAAAAGGTGTTTAGGGTTTTCTAAAAAACTTACGATGGAACATATTTGACAATCATCTGCAAGGCTTGATGACATTGATTTAATATTCTTGGCAGATCTGTGTGTATGTAAAGAAACAATGAGTTATGGTGGGTTTGAATAGACAGGATCCTGACCTGGTGGTCTGTCACTAGGGTTGATCATTTAACTTAACTTCACACTATAGATACCATAATAGTACATCAACAAAGTCAATTTCACAAACTGAATTATTACAAGCACACAGTTACATTAATGGTAGAGAAAAAACACCCACTCTCATCTTCGTCATCAGAATCTGAAATATCCACATTTCCTTCTTGGATTCTTATTCTCTCTGGacaaaaagcaaagaaaaacagTATTGTAACAGATCCGATCAATGTGAACCATGTGCAGTATTAACACCGACAAAAAAACCTACTTGGGGTAAAATGAGATATGACGCTTTTGAGACACGGCCTGAGATAAACAGTCTGGGCTGACACAAGGTTGCTCAgaaaagccagatattcttccGCAACGTCTTGACTGCGTCCGAAGCACGGCAGTCTCTGTATGGGCGAACATTTCATACGTAAAGCATAACTGTCCTGACGTTTGATGATCATAAGACAAAAATTTGTTTCCCTCACCAACACAACATAGATTAACTGTTCATGATCTTTGCCAAGTTGAGTAACACAGCTCCTGAGTTCCTGCAGCCAGTTGATAATCTGAGCTTCCTACAAGATACACATCTGAGAAAACTAATCATATGAACTTTTTAATGCACTTTTGTCTCAGACGCAACAAGTTACTTGCCTTAATATCAGGATCTGAAAGCTGATGCTTTATCAGTTCATAGCCACTTGTGTCACCCTGCAAGTCACATCAGACATGTCAGGACATGCTGAACACAAAACCTAGTGACATGCATCTGCTTACAATTGCACATTTTATAAATCGACACAACTCACCTGTTTTAGTTTAACTAATGTACTGGCAATACTCCCTCCGAAGCGCACGGTCTTCAATGGAGGTGAATTGAGGAAATCTCTGTGCTCCACTTCCATTATGCAACGTTATAACAAATACTCTTATTCTGAGAACACGCCACAAATGTTAATAACGACACCTCTTGTTAACTAAATCCAGTTTATTCAGTAAACCATTGCTGCTGACAACACACGTCAGTGACGCTGCAGTAGAAACGAACAAAAGATGTACGACCAAAATAGATAAGTTTCATTATAGACTAACGTTACGCGAGGTAACAAACATGGTCACTTTATGTCATTCATACATAAGACGCTTAATCGATCACATCTTACCAAAGAATGCTTATTAATACACGATCTATAATAGAACTGCGCATTATAGGTGAGACATTAAATGCGCCACATGCACAACCATGCCGAGCTCAGTACGGCAGGAAGTGTGTTCTTCTTGTGTGTATTGTTGTTTTCACGGATGTAGTCAGACTGTACGCACGATATTACAAATACTGCCACCTGGTGGTTTGGAAAGTTAGCTCGCTTAatgggtgtgtttgacttcatgcggCGTTGCGCAGAACGATTCgagtatgacatcaaagtaacGCGAGAGGAAAGCTTGATAGCAGCCCCCATTCGCATTAATCTCGCGATACTGGTCATATCACAATCAGTCTGCGCAGTGCAGTTTAATATACCTGACGACTTATTGCTTATTTCATGTGATCGAAATTTGTTTGCTATGCATGCAGTAGCGTGCAGGATTGATCTTCTTGTTGTCTTAATTTAGAGGGAAAATagcacatataaacacaatacaaagaaatgtaaatgacTTTATAAAAGgttgaatgtttttaattaaaaacgtTAGGCCTTTTCTTCTTTTatggaaaaataaacttgaaagtttaaaatgtatgtgtacattGCAATGAACTGACATTTAATTGACACATTTACCTGATACTGTCACTGAGTTTACTGTCAAACTATTTACCAACCTGCTGGTTCATTTACACCTGCTGATTCTAAATTGGTATGAGCAAACAAAGATAAGAGGAAGTCCACCCAATAACACTCTTCGCCGTTCAAAGGTTGTACAGTAGAGTTGTAAAGATTCAATAAAAGCGAGCGAGCAAATGTCAGAGTTTCGATTTCATAAAACCAGATACTTACATACACACtcaaatgtaggaaaatacacaattttatttatgttgttataTAGCAATTCTTGTATGTGCATAAGCTCAAAATGGTATGTAGCACAAAACACATAATCAATCAAAccagaaaaactgtaaaaaatacaattcagtTGTAAACGTTTTCAATAAAAAACACTAAggcaaacatttttaacattttcacagGAAGAATTCAAAACGAAATTGAAAAATTCTCTTGTCACAAACATTCTCTTCTGtgacctgtcaaaataaaacacacaaaacataaatgttaaaacatttgacatgcatttaaaaaggcTTGACATTCTCTCTCCGTATATGAACAACCCTCTATGTTTGTTATTaacatttacttacatttaatgttaGGCCTATCAGGTGGTAAAagcattattttgtattttaccaAGGCTGAATTTCACTGTActttaaacaattttaaaacatAATGTCTATATTGTGTTTTTCACTGTAGGGCTCCCAAAGATTGTTTAAGATTTCATGGTTGATGTTTAACAGAATTATCTGCCCTTGTTTATGATGCAAATACTTCCTCAAAGTCTTTCAAATGTCCTTGTTCCTGTATGACCAATTTTCTCTCTTGTTAAGTATTATaaattaactaaaaataaaaactttcattaaacaaaacattttgttttgttttgcattgttaTTAACTACATTTgtgatataataaaaataataaaaaagtaactgaATGGTAATAACCTGTACATGGTGGATCATATGGCCTGTGATTCTGCTCTGAGGGTTTCTCCACTCACTGTTGCAGACACACTGGTCACATTATCATGGGAGGTCATTGCTAACACCACTGGTACTTGACGACCACCTTCTCTTCTGGGCTTGGCCTGACCGGGCGCTGCACCTTGACCTCGGGTCACTCCATTTCTCCTTAAAGAGTTCCTTATTCCGTTCGAGAGGCGACTGGAAAACCTCCTGACGACTCCTGCCAAACCTCTGCCCTTCTTCAACAAACCCACATCATCCTCGAGCTCCTCCGGGGCAACCTCGATGTTACCCGTGTACCAGAACACCCACCAAATGAgactcaaaaaaatgatgatgGCGCCTGCATATATAAGAAAATCGTAGAAAAACAAATTGCCAAACACGCCCAGCAATAATATGATGAGACCGAGAACGTCAAAAACCACAGCGAGCCAGAACGCGCACGAACATCGCCCGAGACCACCGGGCGCTGCCTCCATCTCCAATATATCTTAGTGAATTTGGATGTTTGGCGGATTGTGTAATTGTTCTCCAGAACAATAAGTCGTCTTAAACAAGAGTTTGAAAGGATTTCCGTTTGTTTGCACAGGTAACAGAGCCAAGGAAGGAGCTCTCCGTTATCAACTCTAGTAACGCACCTGGAAGGGAGTGGCATGAGCAGTGGGTGCGTCTTAACTACACAGGAAGACTCACCTAGACACAGATACCGCTGTTAACCCGTGTGTATAATGCAACACTCGAGCACAGACTGAATTTAGCAACTTTTTCCTATTCTTTATTATGTAAAATCtggatcacacacacaaacatacattacaCGTCATagtatgttgtattttgttgtgtATAGCTCACAAGGCACTCTGGCACCTTGGAGTTCAATCATTTATATGGGGGTAGTTGACAGATATGCAAATGTGTCCTATTGTTTGATggcaaaaaaatagaaaaaacaacaacaagcaAGATAAATATCTCATACTTTTCTATgtgataatattaataatataaaatataatgtaatattaacagtttgttttctaaattttgctgtcacaccataggacacatgttgacaaatatatatatatatatatatatatatacgtatatatatgtatatatatatacaaatatatatatatatatatgtatatatatgtgtgaccctggatcacaaagccagtcttaagtagcacaggaacatttttagtaatagccaaaaatgatgaatgatgaaaatgatagatttttctttttaatgacaaaaatcattagaatattaagtaaagatcatgtttcatgaagatattgtgtaaatttcctaccgtaaaaaTATAagggcaattttctcaatatttaaattttttgcactttcagattccagagttttaaacggttgtatatCCACCAGATATTATCCAATAACAAACCAtgcatcaatagaaagcttatttattcagctttcagatgatgtaaaaatctaaatttcgaaaaattgaccctggttttgtggtccatggtcacacacatcacacacacataatataTTCTGGGCAATTTACGGGTGGATTCTTTTGCACACTAACTACAAAGGGCTATTCACATTTATGACATTACATGGCATTGATAGGTTAGATAAATAATTAATGATCTGAAGGGCCTTTTTTCAAATATATGCAATAAAAATACAGACATCGTTGTGTTTTGCTATTTGACCTTTAATATATTGAGTGTGCTAAAAACAGGGAGTAAAAAAGACCTAATGACCTAATCTAAGACCTAATGCTAATACCTAAATTGCACCATCAGATACTGAGTCATGAAAAAATAGTGGGTATTTTATCTTTACAATTCTAACAAGAAACCTTAAAAACAGTTATGGGTTTGTTCTCAACCTGTCTTACAATaagcattttaaaatcaaaacacaaaGGCATTTAAAATCCTTACATGCAAAATGAtatacatttagattttttcccCGTTGTCATATATGGCAGACAGCTTGTGCACAGCAGACATTTCTGCCTTTCAAAGATTAGCAAACGCGTTATCTGCTTAATCCACATAGACAATCAGcacaggaaaagctgtttataCAAGTTACCCAGAACCACCCTCAATATCTCCCATGATCTATGTTGATCTGTCTTGCAACATGTTAAACATTACCTATACACTGTCTAAACAGCAGCTTGACATGAAGCTGTTCAAATTACATATGTAACCACTGCTAGATCTTAACTATtaaacatgataaacaacgtgtAAACTGTGACAAATAAtacataattacaataaataacaTATCCATTTATAAGTTAAACAAGATTTTGCATAACTGCATCCAACATGTGGAATTGAAGCGTGTTATGTAAAccttatgcatggatgtgtcTTCATTTCTCTTTAAAAAAGAGACACTATTCTCAATGTGAATCAAAAGCATATTGACATTTTAGATAATTAAACTAAATGATTATTAGAATTTATGTTAAATACAACACATACAACCAAAGTAGGTACATGCCATTATTATCTTTAGGAGTTATTTCTATTTTACATAACCCCTagtattaacttttaaaacattttcacagcattgttatatgaataaattaaacaaatgagGCATTTGAGTTGAATGGAAACCTAATGCTGTAATGTTTTTCagcataaatatacagtaaacgtATACATGTTCATAACAGCAGTAAGTTGAATATAATGACAAGTTTAAATAAGATTTATAATCACAGTAGTAGCAGTGTAGGACAGAACCGTCCATCAACAAAGGCATGTTCGTGCGTGGCACGATGTCATTATTTCTCCTCACCAGAACTGCGAGCTAGAAGTGCTTTTTTGGGGGCCATGACCCAGGCTAAAGCCACTGCTGCTGTTCCATCTCCACTCTGATGTGAGAAACATAAGAATGTAGCCCACAGGAATGCTGAACAGCCCATGAATGCTGTTCTCAGATATAGGGGCATCAAAACAAAATtcagaaactgaaaacaaaagaaaaaagaaagcttTCATCATACATAAATAGTAAAAAGGAGCTGAATGCAAGTTAGGAATATTGACAAAGCAGAAGATAAAGGAATGTGTATTGCACATTATATGTCTATATTAAAAAGATATATGCAGAATGCTGTTTCTTACCTGCATGAATGGCCAATACATTAGTCCAgtctgaaatataaaaacactgGGGTGAGCTCATTTGATTTCGACCTGTAAGCGACTGCCTAGCAACAGCAACCACAGAAAACACTCAAATCCAATCAGGACAATTGTGTCTTTTTTGTGGACTAAGTACCTTGTATGtgttaaaaaaacttttctcGCCAGTCTGCAAATATGTCCTCCTTGCCTTCTAAGAAACTCAcacctgtaaaaaaataaactcaATAATGAGAAAAGAATTGAattaataaacaacaaagcATATAACTGATATATTTTGGTTTAATACGTTTtcaaaaatctaattttgttttttgtattgtaaACCTGCGGTAACGGAGGAAAGCTGCTATTTTAGTGAGTCTTTATTAGATTAGACGCTTAAAATTCAGGTGAGAGCACTGAATACCTGTAATCCACATAAAACTCTATACAAGTAAGTAAATAGGAATCCTAATTTGATAGGATGTCACACTTACATTGCACATTCAGTAGGCCTACCTGTGTAGAAGACACTGGTCGCCAAAGGTGATGCAAAAGTTTGATCCAAAAGCAATTTGCGGAAGATCATGCCAGCCGATCTTCCCGGGAAACGACGTTCCAAGGCCCGTAACCAGAAGTAATTGAAGTTACCTTGGAAACCGAGGGCCACTATAGCCACGTTTCTCGTGTGCCTCCAGTCAATCTCATCCCTTTGCGCAAAACACTGATGCGCAAAATCCCCACCCGCAAACAAGCATCCGTATAGCGTGACATTAGTTATCCAAGGAACCACCTTCCCTCGTTTAAAGAAAGACTTTCTCATGTTCGtctaaaaatgttttgcaacCTTTAGAAATGTTCTCGAtagacacaaaataaaaagtggATTGACATTGAATATGACCTTTTGATCAGTGCAAAGCaactaaacaattaatttaagcGCCCTTCCACTTCTTTGTCAGTTTGGCTCTATATATTTAAATagcatcaaaataaataaattacaagaGTTTGACAGCTCACTGTAACACCCTTCAGAAACATTAGGCTATAAAAGCACTGCCAAATAAAACAGATAGTAACTTCGGTTCCAACTCCAAAAAAGACAGCAAGACAAAAAATTTGAATAACAATTGATTAATATATTtagcaattaaattaaaagggtcCAGTCCATACAGTCATCAGCAGTTTCAGCAGTTTCCCGTTACTTAGTCAGGTGCTCAAATCCTACATTAATCTGCCCTCGAGCTAGTGCGCGCACAGGGGCGGTGCGCTTCCATCTGATCTGTATATAATAACGACCGACCGTGCCTCCTCTTCCgtggaagcagtaatgcgaagcttggaaaaatatgtatttagccagtcatgtgtgtggcgcgtcatttcaaaatacgtgcctgctgcagacgcgtcgaacGGGTTTTTAATCAAAGAAacgctcgcgtttgctagatactcgcttagtctcatgtgtaatcagagttaagtgttaacgcagtgt
Proteins encoded in this region:
- the si:dkeyp-72e1.6 gene encoding transmembrane protein 238-like — protein: MEAAPGGLGRCSCAFWLAVVFDVLGLIILLLGVFGNLFFYDFLIYAGAIIIFLSLIWWVFWYTGNIEVAPEELEDDVGLLKKGRGLAGVVRRFSSRLSNGIRNSLRRNGVTRGQGAAPGQAKPRREGGRQVPVVLAMTSHDNVTSVSATVSGETLRAESQAI
- the mpv17l gene encoding LOW QUALITY PROTEIN: mpv17-like protein (The sequence of the model RefSeq protein was modified relative to this genomic sequence to represent the inferred CDS: deleted 1 base in 1 codon) → MRKSFFKRGKVVPWITNVTLYGCLFAGGDFAHQCFAQRDEIDWRHTRNVAIVALGFQGNFNYFWLRALERRFPGRSAGMIFRKLLLDQTFASPLATSVFYTGVSFLEGKEDIFADWREKFFNTYKTGLMYWPFMQFLNFVLMPLYLRTAFMGCSAFLWATFLCFSHQSGDGTAAVALAWVMAPKKALLARSSGEEK